TCTGTGCTGTAAAGTGAAAAGCTGAGTTTTCAGTTAAATGATAAATTCTTCCGCATCCATCGCGGGTCTTGAGTAAGTGAGGAGCACCGAATGGAATATTCCTTGATGTCCTCAAGCTCTTTCCTTTAGAGCTTCCTAGAGCAACTTTCAGGGAGCGCTCAGAGGGTGATAAAGACGCCCTCCCCAGAACCCCAGCTCCAGAGGGCAGGAGGCCTGCACTGTGGTCTCTGCAGTGACTGCATGCAATAGGTGCTCATAGAGCAACGGCGCGGCACCATCTGTCCAGGTTTGAATCTTGACTTCACTGACCATTCACTGTGTCATTTTGGACCAGGTACTTAATTTCTCTGTAAAGCAAGGCTAAACATGCTGCCTACTAAAGAGGTgttaggtcccatcacttcatggcaaatagatggggaaacaatggaaatagtgagtgactttactttgttgggctccaaaatcactgcagatggtgactacagccacaaaattaaaagacacttactccttggaataaaagttatgaccaagctagacagcatattaaaaagcaaaaacattactttgccaacaaaggtccgtctggtcaaagctgtggtttttccagtggtcatgtatggatgtgagagttggactataaagaaagctgagcaccgaagaattgatgtttttaacctgtggtgttggagaagactcttgagagtcccttggactgcaaggagatccaaccggtcagtcctaaaggaaatcagtccttaatagtcatttgaaggactgacgctaaagctgaaactccagcactttggccacctggtgcaaagaactgactcatttgaaaagactctgatgctggggaagattgaaggtgggagaagaaggggacaacagaggatgagatggttggattgtatcaccaacttgatggacatgagtttgagtaagctccaggagttggtgatggacagggaggcctggcatgctgcagttcatgtggtcacaaacagtcggacatgactgagagactgaactgaactgaagattaagTGAATTAAGATTCAGATCACATAGTGCTTGAGATGACATGAGATATGAATTGCCATGTAAGTGTTGGCTTTGATGATTAGTGGAAAAATGAAGGCCATCACAGGTCATGTGACTAGTGACATCACAGATCAACACTATGCTGCCTCGCAGTGAATTCTTTTCgcagaaaaatgtttttgaattttgGTCATGATGTCAACACCTCCGTTCAAGGGAATAAACAATGTGCATGACTCGGGGGCTGACACTTTGAGCTGGTGTGGTTGATGCCTTTTTGAGACTAGACTCCAAAAGAAAGAGGACCAGCTGGAAAAACTCAATACAGCCCTttgagacaaaaaaataaatggccAAACCCAGTTCTGCATCTCTTTATAAAAACCGCCACTAGAGAGAGTTGGCCCTGACACCATGGATTCAAATGCTCATGAAAGTGTCATCAGCAGGTACAACGCAGTTCCCAGATGACGGATGACAATTGTGATAAGCAGCTTCCCTTCCTCCCTACCTTTCTTCCCTTCTAGGCAGACTGGCCTTGACTCTCTCTGCAGAGATCCCCATCCCATCACTGCTTGCAAAGGGAGAAGGAACTCGGGACCCACAGTTGTCCTTagagattattttcttttgctaaatGTTCACAATTCAACTGTCCTAATGGTGTAAACTTAATCTCTaataaggtaatttttaaaaacttgctaacttttttttttcattgcaactgcaacatattccttttcagagtgttggaaaatcaaataaacaagaaaaaatttaacaaCAAAGTGTAACCTCTATACACTGCTAGGCTGGGTCTTTCTTCTAACATAGAACTTTCTAGAATCTCCTGGGATAAGAAGGAAAGGGTCCTTCTTCCCATGGCTGCCTTTACCATGCAGTCACTGAAGCAAGTCTCCGGGTCCGTTGACTGGTGGGTTGAGGGGTGAGTAAGGTGAGAATACCTACCTGTAGTAAGGTTTTAATTGTTACCATTCCAAttttcctccttcaatctttcttccTACACATAGCTTTATGTAGCTGTAGCTATAGTGTGGATATAACGTTTCACTTTGCTTTCTTACTTGAAATTATTAAGTTcatcataaatatttcattttgctaTATAATCTTCATAGCTATAATGTTATTGctccatactattctctcaaGTGGATTAGGTATAATAGATAAGATGACGACAATCTCACCTGTCGGTCAGTCCTGCTTTGGCCtcttgcttcagcatcagtattaaATGaggtcccaggtggctcagacacttttgggagacccgggttcaatccctgggtcgggaagatctcctggagaaggaaatggcaacccactccagtattcttgcctgggaatcccatggatggaggaacctggtgggctacagtccatagggtcacagagttggatacgactgagcaactccaccttcactttcacttaaaaaaaaaaaaagttgcattcAGAGAATAAATTATATGATCACTCTagtaatcttcccaaccagaaATAAAGACCTTACAGACAGCTGCCTGGGATTTCAGTTAAGCCATTCCCAAACCACATAGCATGACGCCCCTGCTTCAGGTAAGAAACATTTCTCGCAGATCCCCCAAGGCCCACTAGTCTGCGGGGATGACAGTCACATATACAGAGGTTTCCTCACCTCCAGCTCCAGAACGGGACCAATACTCAACCCAAGCAGAAATCCTGTAATGCCAGGTACATCTGGGGCAGCTGGTCAACCCCAGCACAGGCCTCGGGGACCCGGGGTCAGGGTGTAAGTCCCAGCACGGGGCTGAGCCGGGCCAGCTGCTGAGCTTCTTTGAAACAGCTTCTTCATCAGTAAAACGGGTCAGATAAAACTTAAGACGGCTTCTCCGGCCATAAAATGATGAAACATGTAATGCCTGCCTGTCCCCACCGGCATCACCTCCGGATCGTCTAACATTCCATCTTCCCACGGGTTAAGTGCACTCAGCATATTTACAGACAGACCTGTCATCTTCCTACTCcacttctctttaaaaatcagaGCTGGATAGAACGGAGGTCACAAAGACGCCCAGGAGACCCGGACAACTGCATCGCAGTCAGTTACAGCCGAGGCTTGGTCACCagccagtggtcttgcctgggcAGAAGCTCCGCCCTGTCCCACCCACTGGAAAAGCACCCTCCACAGAGACGCACCTTTGTACCTCGTCCTCGATCCGGGGTACGTGCACTTGCCACAAACCAGCGAGGACGGGTCAGCACGCTGCTCTGCCGGGAGACaaccccagaaaagcaacccGCAGACCATCCGCTCTGTACTTATTTCCACCGTGGTCTGAAAAGTTATTTTTCACAGtgaaaatttttaacaatttggACAAAGTGAAAATGGTACAGACATTTAGAAACAACCCTCACGGTGACATCAGAATGAACACGCGGGGTGGATGAATTTAGAGGGTCCTCAAGTCAGATGAAAGCCAAACCAGAAAGAGCGGCGAAGTCTGGAGTCAGCCCTGAGCCATCTAGGTTTGGGGGGCATTCCTCCTACTTTcacagctcagtcggtaaagagacCGCCTGCAGcactgcaggagactgggttcgatccctgggtcgggagggaagatcccctggagctggaaatggtaacccactccaggatccttgcctggagaatcccaagggcagaggagcctggcaggctacagtctgcgggggtcgcaagagttgggcacgacgGAGCGACTAGGCACACTCACGCCTCCTACGCCGCGGCGCTCATCACTGCCCCACGCGGTTCCCCGTTGCGCAGCTGGGCCTCGCACACCAGACCCGGCCCGATCGCTGCAAACATTGCCTCCGCGGCTCCTCTGGTTGGTCCAGCTTCGGGGGCGTTTTGCTTGGAATTTCACCAGATAAAAATACTTTTCAATGGGTGCAAGGCAGAAAGAGAGGGGAAGGGTGAAAGCGTCCAAGTTGAGGGAGGCTTCCCACCCTTTCCGCTGCCGGTCCCGAGGTCACCCGCGGGTACCGGAGTCCGggaccagccccgagcacccgcGGGCGCCATGCGTCGGACTCAAAAGCCAGTGTTCAGAggtcccttccttcccctttcgGAACGCAGGGCCCCTCTGGCGTGGCGGGGAGGAGAGGAGCCGGGACGGGACGCAGGGGTCAACTCATGAAACGGTCATCTTCTAAAGTCCTGACtcgaggtgggggcggggtgagTGCTATTCTTCAGGGGGTTGCGGCGCGCGCGCTTCCCGAGTCCTGCTTCGCAGGCTCTGATTCTTTGATCGGTCTTTGGGTAAGTGCTGGTTCCGCAGACCCGGGTCCCGGATTGCCGTGTGGGACCCCAGGGTCCATCTGGGACGAGGTTGCTTTCCATCCTTTCCCCGACGTCCCCTTCCCCTGGGGACTGTTCGAACCAGGGCAAGCGAGGTCGGAGGTCCCAGGCCGGCGGCGAGCCTGGGTCCCGGGGCACAAGGACTGGGGGCCTCCGGGACCCCGAGTGCGCGCCGACACACGCCCCTTGTCTCCCTACTTCGCTTCCTTCTTCCGCGTCTGCCTGGCTCGGAGCGCGGCGTCCCCGCAGCCGGGCGCCCGGTGTGGCCGGCGCGCGCCGTTGTCTCCCCCCAGCGGCCGTACGCGTGTCGCTGCCCGAGCCGGGCTGGCTGCTGGGGGGAGCGGAGAGGCTCGGCGCAGGCAGGCCcacggccccgccccgcgcccccccGTCCCCCCGCCCGGGCCGGCAGGACCGCCCCCTCCGCGCCGCGCGCCGCTCAGACGGAGCAGCCGCCTCTGCAATGTCAGCAGCCgcagcggcagcggcggcggagACGCGAGCGGCAGCGGCCGGGGCCCCGCGGTAGCGGCCCGCGCAGCACGGCACGGCCCGGCGGGCGCGCACGGCCCGAGCCCGCGGCCCCCCTCGCTGCCTCCGGGGCGCGGCGGCCGGCTCTGCGCGCCCCGGTGCGGCGCTCGGACTCGAAGCCAGCCCCGGCAGCGGCCGCGCACAAAGGACCGCGGACGCCGGGCTCCGGGGACCGGCCGGGGGGACGGACCACCGCGCCGCGCGCCCTCCACGCCTCCGCTTCCCCGGCGGCCGGAGCCCGAGCCCGAACCGGCCCCGTCATATGACAGCGGCGACCCAGCGGCCGGCGAGAGCGCGTGCTGCCCGCTCGCCTGCGCCACGGCCGCCGGCGCCGGGGGTGGCCCGCGCCGCGCCCCGTTGAGTGGTCGCCGGTCGCCGCCCCGCGCGCCCCTCGGGCTCCGGGCGCAGGAGCCGAGGGGAGCCCGCACCCGCGCCGAGCCTAAGATGGCCACGCTGCTCCGCAAAATCGGGCTCATCCGCCTGCACAACCGGGACACCGAGGACCCCAAGCACCACCACAACAACCACcgcgccggcggcggcggcggcccgcaGAGCGCGGCGCTGCGCGGCAAGGGCGGCGCCAAGAGCGGCGGCAACAAGCCCCCGCAGCCGCCGCACCCGGCCGGGGGCGCGGGCGACGCCAGCCCCGGGCCCGGCAAGGGCAAGGGCAAGCGCGCGGCGGAGCTGGCCCCGCGCGACAAGGCGCcgccggcggcggcgggggcggcgggggcgccgGGCGCCGGGGGCCCCCGGGAGCGGGCGGCGGGCGCCAGGGCGGGGCCgggcccggcggcggcggcggcggcggcgggcggcagCCTGGTGCCCGCGGCGCGCCAGCAGCACTGCGCGCAGGTGCGCAGCCGGCGCCTCATGAAGGAGCTGCGGGACATCGCGCGCCTCAGCGACCGCTTCATCTCCGTGGAGCTGGTGGACGAGAGCCTGTTCGACTGGAACGTGAAGCTCCACCAGGTGGACAAGGACTCGGTGCTGTGGCAGGACATGAAGGAGACCAACACCGAGTTCATCCTGCTCAACCTCACCTTCCCCGACAACTTCCCCTTCTCGCCGCCCTTCATGCGGGTGCTCAGCCCGCGCCTGGAGAACGGCTACGTGCTGGACGGCGGCGCCATCTG
The Muntiacus reevesi chromosome 14, mMunRee1.1, whole genome shotgun sequence DNA segment above includes these coding regions:
- the UBE2QL1 gene encoding ubiquitin-conjugating enzyme E2Q-like protein 1, with translation MATLLRKIGLIRLHNRDTEDPKHHHNNHRAGGGGGPQSAALRGKGGAKSGGNKPPQPPHPAGGAGDASPGPGKGKGKRAAELAPRDKAPPAAAGAAGAPGAGGPRERAAGARAGPGPAAAAAAAGGSLVPAARQQHCAQVRSRRLMKELRDIARLSDRFISVELVDESLFDWNVKLHQVDKDSVLWQDMKETNTEFILLNLTFPDNFPFSPPFMRVLSPRLENGYVLDGGAICMELLTPRGWSSAYTVEAVMRQFAASLVKGQGRICRKAGKSKKSFSRKEAEATFKSLVKTHEKYGWVTPPVSDG